Proteins from a genomic interval of Mesobacillus sp. S13:
- a CDS encoding aromatic acid exporter family protein, with amino-acid sequence MGEDIVKFRIGYRTLKTALGTAVAIVIAQFFGFENYVSAGILTILCIQVTKKRSLQASWHRFLACVIAMAFSAVFFEGIMYHPIVIGVLLLFFIPTVVMFRAKEGVVSSSVIIMHIYSAGKVTTGLLLNELGIITIGIGVALIMNLYMPSVDNKLEAYQRDIEAQFKKIFREIALYLRKNDSDWDGRELTETARMIEKAKSLAIQDVENHFLRDENLYYQYFKIREKQFEIIERVLPSVTSIPRHVEQANMVAGFIEELAKGIHPGNTVLFYLEKLLRMKTEFENMELPKTREEFEARAALLHFVNEMEQFLLLKRSFKGLKTSEDKKEAVVAN; translated from the coding sequence ATGGGAGAAGACATTGTGAAATTCAGAATTGGTTATCGTACGTTAAAAACAGCGCTTGGGACGGCGGTCGCCATCGTCATTGCCCAGTTTTTCGGTTTTGAAAATTATGTTTCTGCGGGCATCTTGACGATCCTTTGTATCCAGGTGACAAAGAAGCGATCGCTTCAGGCATCCTGGCATAGATTCCTGGCATGTGTCATTGCTATGGCGTTTTCCGCAGTGTTCTTTGAGGGAATCATGTACCACCCTATTGTCATCGGAGTGTTGCTGCTCTTTTTCATTCCGACTGTCGTCATGTTCAGGGCAAAGGAAGGAGTCGTTTCCAGCAGTGTCATCATCATGCATATATACTCTGCCGGGAAGGTAACAACAGGTCTTTTACTTAATGAACTAGGAATCATCACGATCGGAATTGGAGTTGCGTTGATCATGAACTTGTACATGCCGAGTGTCGACAACAAGCTGGAGGCATACCAAAGAGACATCGAAGCACAATTCAAAAAAATATTCAGGGAGATTGCCCTCTATCTTAGAAAAAACGATTCAGATTGGGATGGAAGGGAATTGACAGAGACTGCAAGAATGATTGAAAAAGCAAAGAGTCTCGCAATCCAGGATGTCGAAAATCATTTCTTGAGAGACGAAAACTTGTATTATCAATACTTTAAAATCAGGGAAAAGCAATTTGAAATAATAGAGAGGGTACTGCCTTCCGTCACTTCGATTCCCCGGCATGTAGAGCAGGCCAATATGGTCGCTGGTTTTATCGAGGAGCTCGCTAAAGGAATCCACCCGGGGAATACGGTTCTGTTTTATCTTGAAAAATTGTTGAGGATGAAAACGGAATTTGAGAATATGGAGCTTCCAAAAACACGGGAGGAATTCGAGGCAAGGGCGGCTCTGCTTCATTTTGTGAATGAGATGGAACAATTCCTCTTGCTGAAACGGTCTTTTAAAGGTTTGAAAACGAGCGAGGATAAAAAGGAAGCAGTCGTGGCAAACTAA